The following are encoded in a window of Armatimonas rosea genomic DNA:
- a CDS encoding BlaI/MecI/CopY family transcriptional regulator: protein MQSTEKLSRRERQFMDIIWERGQASVAEVLEALPDPPGYNTVRALLGVLERKGHLTHTEEDGRYVYLPVAPAHAVAKTALERVVTTFFGGSIERTVMTLLQSRERHLSDDELTRLSALIAEAKESEKAP from the coding sequence ATGCAGTCTACCGAGAAGCTCAGTCGCCGCGAGCGGCAGTTCATGGACATTATCTGGGAGCGTGGGCAGGCCAGTGTCGCGGAGGTGCTGGAGGCGCTCCCCGATCCCCCCGGCTACAACACGGTCCGCGCCCTGCTCGGGGTTTTAGAGAGAAAAGGACACCTCACGCACACCGAGGAAGACGGTCGCTATGTCTACCTGCCGGTCGCGCCGGCCCATGCGGTCGCCAAGACCGCGCTCGAGCGGGTGGTCACCACGTTCTTTGGCGGCTCGATCGAGCGCACGGTGATGACCCTGCTCCAGTCCCGCGAGCGCCACCTCAGCGACGACGAGCTCACGCGGCTCTCCGCCCTGATTGCTGAGGCGAAAGAGAGCGAGAAAGCGCCATGA
- a CDS encoding M56 family metallopeptidase produces the protein MSPALELVLKATVLLALALLLEAVALRRASGKLRHGVWCAALAALALMPLTLFLPPLLAVPVSTPSPALPTSPLTPAERGDKSEGSAWIPPLAGARGRAGVRGEGIDWQRTLLLCYALGVGGLLLRLLLDRAALFSLARRATRASTTLFPCAFPVHLSPAVPTPLAAGGRTGVLLPESATQWDDERRHVILLHEAAHLRRRDHITLPLALGLQAAWWFHPLAWLALTRFRAAAEAACDEAVVAAGVSPATYAEHLLEAAKTLKLEVAK, from the coding sequence ATGAGCCCCGCGCTGGAGCTGGTTCTCAAGGCCACGGTCTTGCTGGCACTAGCGCTCTTGTTGGAGGCCGTTGCCCTGCGCCGCGCCTCAGGCAAGCTCCGCCACGGGGTCTGGTGCGCCGCGCTCGCCGCCCTAGCGCTCATGCCCCTCACGCTCTTTCTACCCCCACTCCTCGCCGTGCCTGTGAGTACCCCAAGTCCCGCGTTGCCCACTTCCCCCCTAACCCCCGCAGAGCGGGGGGACAAATCGGAAGGATCTGCTTGGATTCCCCCGCTTGCGGGGGCTAGGGGGCGGGCGGGGGTTAGGGGGGAAGGAATTGACTGGCAACGTACCCTCCTCCTCTGCTACGCCCTCGGTGTGGGTGGCCTCTTGCTACGCTTGCTGCTCGACCGTGCGGCTCTCTTCTCCCTGGCCCGCCGCGCCACTCGTGCTAGCACCACGCTCTTTCCCTGCGCCTTTCCGGTTCACCTGAGCCCCGCCGTCCCGACGCCGCTAGCGGCTGGCGGCCGCACCGGGGTGCTCCTCCCCGAGAGCGCCACGCAGTGGGACGACGAGCGCCGCCACGTGATCCTGCTCCACGAAGCCGCCCACCTGCGCCGCCGGGACCACATCACGCTCCCCCTCGCGCTGGGCCTGCAAGCCGCCTGGTGGTTCCACCCGCTGGCCTGGCTCGCCCTCACCCGCTTCCGCGCCGCCGCTGAAGCCGCCTGCGACGAAGCCGTGGTCGCCGCGGGAGTCAGCCCCGCCACCTACGCCGAGCATCTCTTAGAAGCCGCAAAAACTCTCAAGCTGGAGGTCGCCAAGTGA
- a CDS encoding Gfo/Idh/MocA family protein: MPFRLALVGCGGQAGGDVPNIASHKDVKIVAVCDPDKGAQARFGDRYSVPESARFADYTKLLDTVDCDAVFCATPDHMHAPVGLKALSLGRHAYVQKPLTRGVGEARAMRLAAEKHPKSATQMGIQIHGEGSYRTAISWLNAGVLGKIQEIHSFCGKGWGGARPPRMAEFPPANLDWSLYCGVSRKVPYLPDEFHPGNWRRWQNFGTGTLGDMACHILDPVLSGTRLSTPLSVVSHLDAPPNVLNFPYNAHITWQLAGTRNTAKTVALHWYHGDTRPAKNLLPELFEELNTGSVVIGEYGKMVVPHWATPSVWDNSGKRVEKLPPKVESVSHYHEWVDVALGRIPGHGPTPGKCSTHFGYSGPLTEIVLMGNIASWQPKKVLSFNADACQFYGDGAGDANFRLLPLYGRDWNPLAA; encoded by the coding sequence ATGCCATTTCGTCTGGCACTGGTGGGGTGTGGCGGGCAAGCCGGGGGCGATGTCCCCAATATCGCCTCACACAAGGATGTGAAGATTGTCGCGGTGTGCGACCCGGATAAGGGGGCCCAGGCGCGTTTTGGGGACCGCTACAGTGTCCCCGAGTCGGCGCGGTTTGCGGATTATACCAAGCTCCTCGACACGGTGGACTGCGATGCGGTCTTCTGCGCTACCCCGGACCACATGCACGCCCCCGTGGGCCTGAAGGCACTCTCGCTGGGCCGCCATGCCTATGTCCAGAAACCCCTCACCCGGGGAGTGGGTGAGGCGCGCGCGATGCGCCTGGCCGCCGAGAAGCACCCGAAATCCGCCACGCAGATGGGTATCCAGATCCACGGCGAGGGCAGCTACCGCACCGCGATCTCCTGGCTCAATGCGGGGGTCCTGGGCAAGATCCAGGAGATCCACTCGTTCTGTGGCAAGGGCTGGGGCGGGGCACGCCCGCCGCGCATGGCGGAGTTTCCTCCGGCGAATCTTGACTGGAGCCTCTACTGTGGGGTCAGCCGCAAGGTGCCCTACCTCCCCGATGAGTTCCATCCGGGCAACTGGCGGCGCTGGCAGAACTTTGGAACGGGAACCCTGGGGGACATGGCCTGCCATATCCTCGACCCGGTGCTCTCGGGGACGCGCCTGAGCACGCCGCTCTCGGTGGTGAGCCACCTCGATGCGCCGCCCAACGTGCTCAACTTCCCCTACAACGCCCACATCACCTGGCAACTTGCCGGGACACGCAACACGGCCAAGACAGTCGCGCTGCACTGGTACCACGGCGACACGCGCCCCGCCAAGAACCTCCTCCCCGAGCTGTTTGAGGAGCTCAACACGGGCTCGGTGGTGATCGGGGAGTACGGCAAGATGGTGGTCCCGCACTGGGCGACACCCTCGGTCTGGGACAATAGCGGCAAGCGGGTTGAGAAGCTCCCGCCCAAGGTGGAGTCCGTGAGCCACTACCACGAGTGGGTCGATGTCGCGCTAGGCCGCATCCCCGGCCACGGCCCGACACCGGGCAAGTGTAGCACCCACTTTGGCTACTCTGGCCCCCTCACCGAGATCGTCCTGATGGGCAATATCGCGTCGTGGCAGCCGAAAAAAGTGCTGAGCTTCAACGCCGACGCCTGCCAGTTCTACGGCGACGGTGCAGGAGACGCCAACTTCCGCCTCCTCCCGCTCTACGGCCGCGACTGGAACCCGCTCGCCGCGTAG
- a CDS encoding clostripain-related cysteine peptidase yields MTRRELLSLLGVGTMTLALAGCGGGGTIIPPTVEPIDGGRVVAQPGWTVQKSVGVQPRKKWTVLVYINGANDLETYGVLNMNQMEKVGSTADINIITQFKRIGGRYDSTNGDWSDTRRFYVRRDGDDATINSYLLSQRTGVDMGNPTTLQEFISWGVETFPAEHYNLVIWNHGAGWRSVKVSKTTRGVSYDDTTSNHIDTIALPSAIAHPEGKKWDLLTVDCSLMQMIEVLYEWRNTADYIVGSEESPPGEGYIYDVTLGKLATNPSMDGKALGIAYADDAGTRFANQYGITQSVIDTTKVAPIVSALNSLGATLMSLKTSFATEIGLARDEAQSYEYPENKDLLHFLDRLEVRVNDAELKQKTAAVRAAAKAAIVHNVTTKQFTPSSQGIAAFIPTPNRYRIIDIEQANGFGQRYSLLKLAQDAGSWQSFLAAGPP; encoded by the coding sequence ATGACACGAAGAGAGCTGCTCTCCCTGCTGGGAGTTGGCACGATGACACTGGCCCTGGCAGGCTGTGGTGGCGGGGGCACGATCATTCCCCCAACGGTCGAGCCTATCGACGGAGGGCGCGTGGTTGCCCAGCCCGGCTGGACTGTCCAGAAAAGTGTCGGGGTGCAGCCACGCAAGAAGTGGACAGTGCTGGTCTACATCAATGGAGCCAACGATCTGGAGACCTACGGGGTCCTGAACATGAACCAGATGGAGAAAGTCGGCTCCACGGCGGATATCAACATTATCACCCAGTTCAAGCGGATCGGGGGGCGCTACGATAGCACCAACGGCGACTGGAGCGACACACGCCGCTTCTATGTCCGGCGCGATGGCGACGATGCAACCATCAACTCCTACCTCCTCTCCCAGAGAACAGGGGTCGATATGGGCAACCCGACCACCCTGCAGGAGTTTATCAGCTGGGGAGTCGAGACCTTCCCCGCCGAGCACTACAACCTCGTGATCTGGAACCACGGCGCGGGCTGGCGCTCGGTCAAGGTCTCCAAGACTACCCGTGGGGTCTCCTACGACGATACCACGAGCAACCATATCGACACGATCGCGCTACCCAGCGCGATCGCCCACCCCGAGGGCAAGAAATGGGACCTGCTGACGGTCGACTGCTCCCTGATGCAGATGATCGAGGTGCTCTACGAGTGGCGCAATACCGCGGACTACATTGTCGGCTCCGAGGAGTCCCCGCCCGGTGAGGGCTATATCTACGATGTCACGCTCGGAAAGCTGGCGACCAATCCCTCTATGGACGGCAAGGCGCTTGGCATTGCCTACGCCGACGATGCCGGGACGCGCTTTGCCAATCAATACGGTATCACGCAGTCCGTTATCGACACCACCAAGGTAGCCCCGATTGTCTCCGCGCTCAATAGCCTCGGAGCCACCCTGATGTCGCTCAAGACAAGCTTTGCGACCGAGATTGGCCTAGCGCGCGATGAGGCACAGTCCTACGAGTACCCCGAGAACAAGGACCTCCTGCACTTCCTCGACCGCCTTGAGGTCCGGGTCAACGATGCGGAGCTGAAACAGAAAACGGCTGCTGTCCGCGCTGCTGCCAAGGCCGCGATTGTTCACAATGTCACGACCAAGCAGTTCACCCCCAGCTCGCAGGGAATTGCGGCGTTTATCCCCACGCCCAACCGCTACCGGATCATCGATATCGAGCAGGCCAATGGCTTTGGGCAGCGCTACAGCCTGCTCAAGCTCGCCCAGGATGCGGGCAGCTGGCAGAGCTTCCTAGCCGCCGGGCCGCCGTAG
- a CDS encoding RNA polymerase sigma factor, with product MIDVQKADRWVYRALTRTRKDDGSLYQRERRAEEEIHRLCGLGQRARRDVLLARHPAGDPARLREETLVYALRECAARGDDETAWGIAELLTERVSGHIARQLAKWRLPEEDADDVTRDLFALLFDALFSREASAEFWEVRFWVCLDRRLWNLVEKRQASLDAQLSEGSEPTENEGGESTLLRLPEGGPGPEALAEYGEALTVLAEHERLAVYLKYIEGLPEESDDPNRQSVAKILGVTGRTVRNYLRRAEQKLREWNEK from the coding sequence ATGATTGATGTACAAAAAGCAGATCGCTGGGTCTACCGCGCTCTTACTCGGACGCGGAAAGACGATGGTAGCCTCTACCAGAGAGAGCGGCGTGCCGAGGAGGAGATTCACCGGCTCTGTGGGCTAGGCCAGCGGGCGCGGCGTGACGTGCTCTTGGCAAGGCACCCGGCAGGAGACCCTGCCCGGCTTCGGGAAGAGACCCTGGTCTATGCGCTCCGTGAGTGCGCGGCCCGGGGCGACGACGAGACGGCGTGGGGGATTGCGGAGCTCCTCACGGAGCGGGTGAGTGGGCATATCGCCCGGCAGCTAGCCAAGTGGCGGCTCCCAGAGGAAGATGCCGACGACGTAACGCGGGACTTGTTTGCGCTTCTCTTTGATGCGCTCTTCTCCCGTGAGGCGAGTGCGGAGTTCTGGGAGGTGCGCTTCTGGGTCTGTCTGGACCGACGGCTCTGGAACCTGGTGGAGAAGCGGCAGGCGAGCCTAGACGCACAGCTCAGTGAGGGAAGCGAGCCCACGGAGAACGAGGGAGGGGAGTCCACCCTCCTGCGCCTCCCCGAGGGCGGCCCAGGGCCGGAAGCGCTCGCGGAGTACGGTGAGGCGCTGACCGTTCTCGCAGAGCACGAGCGCTTGGCAGTCTACTTAAAGTACATCGAGGGGCTACCGGAGGAGAGCGACGATCCGAATCGCCAGAGCGTGGCCAAGATCTTGGGCGTGACGGGGCGGACGGTACGAAACTACCTGCGTCGGGCGGAGCAAAAACTGCGGGAGTGGAATGAAAAATGA
- a CDS encoding YdeI/OmpD-associated family protein: MSTWTAVPDLGPGPHGAVYPPDRAAWRAWLEAHHATAKGVWLIYYKKGSGMPTIAYPDMVKECLCFGWIDSRVSKLDEARYLQLITPRKPKSVWSKINKGYIEELEREGLLMPAGIAKIDAAKADGSWTALDEVEALVIPEDLAATLAASPAAQATFATYSPSTLKLALTKLAAAKRPETRQKRLTELIALATEGKKPVP; this comes from the coding sequence ATGAGCACCTGGACAGCCGTTCCCGACCTTGGTCCCGGTCCCCATGGTGCTGTCTATCCCCCCGACCGTGCGGCATGGCGGGCGTGGCTGGAGGCGCACCATGCGACCGCCAAGGGGGTGTGGCTGATCTACTACAAGAAGGGCAGCGGCATGCCCACCATCGCCTACCCGGACATGGTCAAGGAGTGTCTGTGTTTTGGCTGGATCGACAGCCGGGTGAGCAAGCTCGACGAAGCCCGCTACCTGCAGCTGATCACACCGCGCAAGCCTAAGAGTGTCTGGTCAAAAATCAACAAAGGCTATATCGAAGAGCTGGAGCGCGAAGGGCTCCTCATGCCCGCAGGCATCGCCAAGATCGACGCCGCTAAGGCCGACGGCTCGTGGACGGCGCTGGACGAAGTCGAAGCCCTCGTGATCCCCGAGGATTTAGCCGCCACACTCGCCGCAAGTCCTGCCGCACAGGCTACTTTCGCAACCTACAGCCCTTCAACGCTCAAGCTGGCCCTCACCAAGCTCGCCGCCGCCAAGCGCCCCGAGACGCGGCAGAAACGCCTCACCGAACTAATCGCGCTTGCGACTGAGGGCAAGAAGCCGGTTCCCTGA
- a CDS encoding MBOAT family O-acyltransferase, which yields MNYNSLIFWVMFGVIYLIYWKVNHRKQNLLLLVASYIFYGFWDYRFLFLVLLSTIIDFIGGLGVAGREIPSRQRYRLGGLLVGTALVLCTPLSRGRLPHQLSDIAIPLGTLVAVLAYGGLLPYLYALPEAKRRRAFLIISMVANLAILAFFKYFNFFLSSLQTALHLFGITDIPLPLLNIILPAGISFYTFQAMSYTIDIWRKEIEPTSNFQDFALFVCFFPHLVAGPIMRGHTLLPQVIQERTRRQGDTEEGLILVLLGMFKKLVIADNMAPIANAVFYRFTEGTAAGLSGSEVLLGVYAFAFQIYGDFSGYSSIARGISRWLGFELAINFRNPYLAVSPSDFWQRWHISLSSWLRDYLYIPLGGNRQGTARTYGNLLWTMVLGGLWHGASGTFIAWGFYHGMILCLFRFFKVPDPKSWFSIQLRRVLMFHLVCLGWLFFRADTLSAAFQMLKRIVTPGKIPPFALSSLMMILVHCIPILIFEALTKDESQYVRFYEKTWLKKSVIYSALIITTIILNGGQSSEFIYFQF from the coding sequence ATGAACTACAACTCCCTTATTTTCTGGGTGATGTTCGGGGTTATCTACCTGATTTATTGGAAAGTAAATCACAGAAAACAAAACCTGCTCCTGCTCGTTGCCAGCTATATCTTTTATGGTTTCTGGGACTATCGCTTCTTGTTTCTCGTCCTTCTCTCCACCATTATTGATTTCATCGGTGGGCTTGGCGTGGCTGGTAGGGAGATCCCCTCGCGCCAACGCTATCGCTTGGGGGGCTTATTGGTGGGCACTGCTCTTGTTCTGTGCACCCCCCTTTCTAGAGGGAGGCTCCCCCATCAGCTCTCCGATATTGCCATCCCCCTTGGAACTCTCGTGGCAGTGCTTGCCTATGGCGGGCTACTACCCTACCTTTACGCTCTTCCAGAGGCAAAGAGACGCCGTGCGTTTTTGATCATCAGTATGGTTGCAAACCTGGCAATTCTTGCATTTTTTAAGTATTTCAACTTTTTCCTTTCGAGCTTACAGACCGCACTGCATCTTTTTGGAATAACAGATATCCCTTTACCCCTACTTAACATCATACTACCTGCAGGAATTAGTTTTTACACATTCCAAGCGATGAGCTATACGATTGACATATGGAGAAAAGAGATAGAGCCTACTTCTAATTTTCAAGATTTCGCTCTCTTTGTTTGCTTTTTTCCTCACCTTGTAGCGGGTCCAATTATGCGTGGCCATACGCTTCTCCCTCAAGTCATCCAAGAGCGTACAAGACGTCAAGGCGACACGGAAGAAGGCCTAATCTTAGTTTTATTAGGCATGTTTAAAAAACTAGTTATCGCTGATAATATGGCCCCTATCGCAAATGCAGTCTTCTATCGTTTTACGGAAGGAACCGCCGCGGGGCTCTCCGGTAGCGAGGTCCTGCTCGGGGTCTATGCCTTTGCCTTCCAGATCTACGGCGATTTTTCAGGCTACTCTAGCATTGCTCGTGGCATCTCCCGCTGGTTAGGTTTCGAGCTCGCCATTAACTTCCGCAATCCCTACCTTGCCGTTAGCCCTAGCGATTTCTGGCAACGCTGGCATATTAGCCTCTCCTCGTGGCTCCGTGACTACCTTTATATTCCCCTAGGCGGCAATCGCCAAGGTACTGCCAGAACCTATGGAAACCTGTTATGGACGATGGTCTTAGGTGGGCTCTGGCACGGTGCCAGTGGAACCTTTATCGCATGGGGCTTCTACCATGGCATGATCCTGTGTCTCTTTCGCTTCTTCAAGGTGCCAGACCCTAAAAGCTGGTTTTCGATACAGCTCCGACGAGTGCTGATGTTTCATCTTGTCTGTCTCGGCTGGCTCTTTTTTCGTGCAGATACCCTCTCTGCTGCGTTCCAAATGCTCAAGCGGATTGTAACGCCTGGAAAGATACCCCCGTTTGCACTCTCCAGCTTAATGATGATCCTCGTCCACTGCATCCCCATTCTTATTTTTGAGGCGCTCACCAAAGACGAATCACAATATGTCCGATTCTATGAAAAGACCTGGCTTAAAAAATCAGTGATCTATTCCGCATTGATCATTACTACAATCATCTTAAACGGAGGACAGTCGAGTGAGTTTATCTACTTCCAATTCTAA
- a CDS encoding alcohol dehydrogenase catalytic domain-containing protein: MKVNAVVATKPWTVELQELRVADPGPSEVVVKVTHSWISPGTEGSFIRGERLAGDTPLAPTDPTPFPLVTGYQKVGVVTWVGESVENFSVGERVFATVSRTDGLFFPMGGHVSPAITPAHQLWKLPESTLPIEAFSGLVLTQVGYNCGTRPPLRPGEGAIVVGDGLVGQWAAQTLAERGATVTLLGRHAERLAKFTRGTATTDQESIASGQSVLVDTVGDLETVYALLPKLGRDSHFVSAGFYGHAGKIDLQRLRNYEMTVHTPSGWTTPRMDATRDWVAQGKLTTLPLVTHRFPVTDATAAFDLFLHRRAPSLGILLEWPS, encoded by the coding sequence ATGAAAGTCAACGCTGTGGTTGCGACAAAGCCTTGGACCGTGGAGCTGCAAGAGCTCCGTGTCGCCGATCCGGGGCCGAGTGAGGTGGTGGTGAAGGTGACCCACTCCTGGATCAGCCCGGGGACCGAGGGCTCGTTTATTCGCGGAGAGCGCCTTGCGGGGGATACGCCCCTCGCCCCGACCGATCCCACGCCGTTTCCGCTGGTGACGGGCTATCAGAAAGTGGGCGTGGTGACGTGGGTCGGGGAGAGTGTCGAGAACTTCTCGGTCGGGGAGCGGGTCTTTGCTACCGTCTCGCGCACCGATGGGCTGTTTTTTCCCATGGGAGGCCATGTCTCGCCCGCGATCACACCCGCGCACCAGCTCTGGAAGCTTCCGGAGAGCACATTGCCGATTGAGGCGTTTTCGGGACTGGTGCTGACCCAAGTCGGCTACAACTGTGGCACTCGACCCCCCCTCCGCCCCGGTGAGGGCGCGATTGTGGTGGGCGATGGCCTCGTGGGGCAGTGGGCGGCGCAGACCCTCGCCGAGCGCGGCGCGACCGTCACCTTGTTGGGTCGGCACGCGGAGCGCCTCGCCAAGTTCACACGTGGCACAGCGACGACTGACCAGGAGAGTATTGCCAGTGGGCAGAGCGTTCTGGTCGATACGGTGGGGGACCTGGAGACGGTCTACGCACTCCTGCCCAAGCTGGGCCGCGACTCGCACTTTGTCTCCGCGGGCTTCTACGGCCATGCGGGAAAGATTGATCTCCAGCGCCTGCGGAACTACGAAATGACCGTCCATACGCCGTCGGGGTGGACCACACCGCGCATGGATGCAACCCGAGACTGGGTGGCGCAAGGAAAGCTCACGACGCTCCCTCTGGTCACGCACCGCTTCCCGGTCACCGACGCTACGGCGGCTTTTGACCTCTTCCTCCACCGCCGCGCACCATCGCTGGGGATTCTCCTGGAGTGGCCCTCATGA
- a CDS encoding zinc-binding dehydrogenase, whose product MKILQVTAPGSESVLLEVPTPEPGPGEARVRILGVATCPQWDLHLRHNEPMFVGHQFHYPYTPGQPGHEATGVVDALGPNAFPLGLKDRVSVWRDPGHDKPGCYAEFVVRPVEHLIRVPAHLPPAATAPVELAMCVGASFLRLRQLSAFPCQRFGISGLGPAGLIAAQLARAEGAKEIIAWDLSEARRTYVQERGLVDLALDPRTDTPPPPVEVALDCVGAKASVEHLMDHTHGLLALFGVQREPYTFDVRHYSRLTLVGYPGHSRAAAEYAVQKITEGTLDLSCLITHTLPFSRYAEGIALLERQEAIKILFVPE is encoded by the coding sequence ATGAAAATTCTACAAGTCACCGCCCCCGGCTCCGAGAGCGTGCTTCTCGAGGTGCCAACCCCCGAGCCCGGCCCCGGCGAGGCCCGTGTTCGGATCCTGGGAGTCGCGACCTGCCCGCAGTGGGACCTGCACCTGCGCCACAACGAGCCGATGTTTGTGGGGCACCAGTTCCACTACCCCTACACCCCCGGCCAGCCCGGCCATGAGGCCACGGGAGTGGTAGATGCCCTCGGCCCCAATGCCTTTCCTCTTGGCCTAAAAGATCGCGTGAGTGTCTGGCGCGACCCAGGGCACGACAAGCCCGGCTGCTACGCGGAGTTTGTGGTGCGCCCGGTCGAGCACCTGATCCGCGTCCCCGCCCACCTGCCGCCCGCCGCCACCGCGCCCGTGGAGCTGGCGATGTGCGTGGGGGCGAGCTTCCTGCGCCTGCGCCAGCTCAGCGCCTTCCCCTGCCAGCGCTTTGGTATCAGTGGGCTTGGCCCTGCGGGCCTGATCGCCGCGCAGCTTGCACGCGCCGAGGGCGCAAAGGAAATTATCGCCTGGGACCTGAGTGAGGCGCGCCGCACCTACGTCCAGGAGCGCGGCCTCGTCGATCTTGCCCTCGACCCCCGCACCGACACGCCGCCCCCACCTGTCGAAGTGGCGCTGGACTGTGTGGGGGCGAAGGCGAGTGTCGAGCACCTGATGGACCACACGCACGGGCTCCTCGCTCTCTTCGGGGTCCAGCGCGAGCCCTACACCTTCGACGTGCGCCACTACAGCCGCCTGACCCTGGTCGGCTACCCCGGCCACTCCCGCGCCGCCGCCGAGTACGCCGTCCAGAAAATCACCGAGGGGACACTCGATCTTTCTTGCCTCATCACCCACACGCTTCCCTTTAGCCGCTACGCGGAGGGGATCGCGCTGTTGGAGCGCCAGGAAGCGATAAAAATTCTCTTTGTGCCAGAATAA